In Musa acuminata AAA Group cultivar baxijiao chromosome BXJ2-3, Cavendish_Baxijiao_AAA, whole genome shotgun sequence, the following proteins share a genomic window:
- the LOC135608008 gene encoding uncharacterized protein LOC135608008, whose amino-acid sequence MHPKLQSVANPFVSLSLSPVFHETTLLLPSLEINSSFLRHQNPFPLKPKLSSTPCSPISLQEFQSLAVAKSHLSAMPVLQIRSCLFLLLISALALEASVSETPSAYEMLEKFDFPKGILPEGVKSYILNGDGGFEVYLSGNCEFKVEGGYILKYDRKITGKVKSGSLTDLKGVSVKVLFAWFGINEVVRNDSDISFYVGPLSASFPVSNFDECPRCSCGFDCATALPMVS is encoded by the coding sequence ATGCATCCAAAACTCCAGTCTGTTGCCAACccttttgtctctctctctctctctcccgtctTCCATGAAACCacgcttcttcttccttctcttgaaaTCAATTCCTCCTTCCTCCGGCATCAAAACCCCTTTCCTTTGAAGCCCAAACTCTCATCTACTCCTTGTTCTCCGATTTCTCTACAAGAATTCCAGTCTTTAGCCGTCGCCAAATCCCACCTGTCGGCAATGCCGGTCCTTCAAATTCGATCttgtctcttcctcctcctgaTCTCCGCGCTCGCCCTCGAGGCTTCGGTTTCCGAGACTCCCTCCGCCTACGAGATGCTGGAGAAGTTCGATTTCCCCAAGGGAATCCTCCCCGAGGGCGTGAAGAGCTACATATTGAACGGGGATGGGGGCTTCGAGGTGTACCTCAGCGGGAATTGCGAGTTCAAGGTGGAGGGAGGGTACATACTCAAGTACGACCGGAAGATCACCGGGAAGGTAAAGTCGGGATCGCTGACGGACTTGAAGGGGGTGAGCGTCAAGGTCTTGTTCGCCTGGTTCGGCATCAACGAGGTGGTGAGGAACGACTCCGATATCAGCTTCTACGTCGGTCCCCTCTCCGCCTCCTTCCCCGTCTCCAACTTCGATGAGTGCCCGCGATGCAGCTGCGGCTTCGACTGCGCCACCGCCCTGCCCATGGTGTCGTAA
- the LOC135607592 gene encoding exopolygalacturonase-like translates to MVGFQIDKECCMHGGKDDNDSELGGSRPARSNILQRALHGHNGDASERTTTGNHPSRAFEAAWSAACTVEGRTTIVIPEGAYLLGPTIFRGPCKGIMEVEDSMDKELLHGLITNAKRYSIANPYRSFVTNATISSINFIDSKFFHVHVLKSRNITFDSIRISAPGDSPNTDGIHIADSTNIQVANSVIGTGDDCISIGSGCTNLTIFNVLCGPGHGISVGSLGKNAGEKDVIGLKVMQCNLTGTTNGLRIKTWQSSSSSLKATDFLFEHIIMNNVYNPIIIDQNYCPNANCPGKDPSLVKITDIKYRNITGTFASPVAYKLVCSVAAPCEGVDLSDISLEYNGKDKQAQNATSICVNVYGSSNGNVKPDPCI, encoded by the exons ATGGTAGGCTTTCAAATCGATAAGGAGTGCTGCATGCACGGTGGAAAGGATGACAACGATAGTGAACTTGGAGGGAGCAGACCTGCTCGATCTAACATTCTTCAAAGGGCTTTACATGGGCataatggtgatgcaagtgaaaggACAACTACTGGCAACCATCCATCTCGT GCTTTTGAAGCAGCATGGAGTGCGGCATGCACGGTGGAAGGGAGAACAACGATAGTGATCCCAGAGGGTGCATACCTGCTTGGTCCAACAATCTTCAGAGGGCCTTGCAAAGGCataatg GAGGTGGAAGATTCGATggacaaggagcttctgcatggccttaTAACCAATGCAAAAAGATACTCAATTGCAAACCCCTACCGAAG TTTCGTCACGAACGCAACCATCAGCAGCATCAATTTTATCGACAGCAAGTTCTTCCACGTTCATGTCCTTAAATCAAGAAATATTACATTTGATTCCATTAGGATCAGTGCTCCGGGAGATAGCCCCAACACTGATGGCATCCACATCGCCGACTCGACCAATATCCAGGTTGCTAACTCGGTCATCGGCACTGGTgatgattgcatctccatcggctcgggctgcaccaatttgaccatctttaatGTGTTATGCGGTCCTGGCCATGGCATCAGCGTCGGTAGTCTCGGCAAAAATGCTGGTGAGAAAGATGTCATCGGGCTGAAAGTGATGCAATGCAATCTTACCGGTACAACAAATggattgaggatcaagacatGGCAATCTTCTTCATCTAGTTTGAAGGCCACTGATTTCCTCtttgaacacatcatcatgaacaatgTCTATAACCCTATCATCATAGATCAGAACTATTGCCCAAATGCTAATTGTCCCGGAAAG GATCCTTCTTTGGTTAAGATCACGGATATCAAGTATAGAAATATCACGGGGACATTTGCCTCACCAGTAGCTTATAAACTAGTGTGCAGTGTGGCCGCACCATGTGAGGGAGTGGACCTCAGTGACATTAGCTTGGAGTACAACGGAAAAGACAAGCAAGCCCAAAATGCAACGTCTATTTGTGTTAATGTTTATGGCAGCTCCAATGGGAATGTGAAACCTGACCCTTGCATCTAA
- the LOC135607593 gene encoding exopolygalacturonase-like, translating to MAIGVYNVKDYGATGDGQTDNTKAFEAAWSAACTVEGRTTIVIPEGAYLLGPTIFRGPCKGIMEVEDSMDKELLHGLITNAKRYSIANPYRSFVTNATISSINFIDSKFFHVHVLKSRNITFDSIRISAPGDSPNTDGIHIADSTNIQVANSVIGTGDDCISIGSGCTNLTIFNVLCGPGHGISVGSLGKNAGEKDVIGLKVMQCNLTGTTNGLRIKTWQSSSSSLKATDFLFEHIIMNNVYNPIIIDQNYCPNANCPGKDPSLVKITDIKYRNITGTFASPVAYKLVCSVAAPCEGVDLSDISLEYNGKDKQAQNATSICVNVYGSSNGNVKPDPCI from the exons ATGGCTATCGGTGTTTACAATGTGAAAGATTACGGAGCAACAGGAGATGGCCAAACTGATAACACAAAG GCTTTTGAAGCAGCATGGAGTGCGGCATGCACGGTGGAAGGGAGAACAACGATAGTGATCCCAGAGGGTGCATACCTGCTTGGTCCAACAATCTTCAGAGGGCCTTGCAAAGGCataatg GAGGTGGAAGATTCGATggacaaggagcttctgcatggccttaTAACCAATGCAAAAAGATACTCAATTGCAAACCCCTACCGAAG TTTCGTCACGAACGCAACCATCAGCAGCATCAATTTTATCGACAGCAAGTTCTTCCACGTTCATGTCCTTAAATCAAGAAATATTACATTTGATTCCATTAGGATCAGTGCTCCGGGAGATAGCCCCAACACTGATGGCATCCACATCGCCGACTCGACCAATATCCAGGTTGCTAACTCGGTCATCGGCACTGGTgatgattgcatctccatcggctcgggctgcaccaatttgaccatctttaatGTGTTATGCGGTCCTGGCCATGGCATCAGCGTCGGTAGTCTCGGCAAAAATGCTGGTGAGAAAGATGTCATCGGGCTGAAAGTGATGCAATGCAATCTTACCGGTACAACAAATggattgaggatcaagacatGGCAATCTTCTTCATCTAGTTTGAAGGCCACTGATTTCCTCtttgaacacatcatcatgaacaatgTCTATAACCCTATCATCATAGATCAGAACTATTGCCCAAATGCTAATTGTCCCGGAAAG GATCCTTCTTTGGTTAAGATCACGGATATCAAGTATAGAAATATCACGGGGACATTTGCCTCACCAGTAGCTTATAAACTAGTGTGCAGTGTGGCCGCACCATGTGAGGGAGTGGACCTCAGTGACATTAGCTTGGAGTACAACGGAAAAGACAAGCAAGCCCAAAATGCAACGTCTATTTGTGTTAATGTTTATGGCAGCTCCAATGGGAATGTGAAACCTGACCCTTGCATCTAA